The Synechococcus sp. M16.1 genome includes the window TCGATGCTGAGCACCGACCATCCAGTCGGCAGCAACAGCGGAGCATCAGCGCCGCAGCGGCCATCTGCGCCCACACAGATCACACCACTGCCGTTAGGGGTGGTCACGATGGCTCGTTTCTGATCTCCCACCAACAAAACGCCAGTCAGGGCAAGGCCAGTCGTGGGGTCCTGAGCATCCGCAGCCTCCACACCAACAAGAGGAGCCAAGGGATCCGCCCGGCCGCCGGGGGCAGCCTGCTGCACCTCCTCAGCCGAAGGCAGAGGGGTCAGGCCTATCGGTGGGGGCCTGAACCGCTGAGGTTTCCGGAAGCGGCTCAGGTTTCACTGGAACCGATGGCAGCGCCGTGGCCGTTGGCGTTTCGCCACCACAGCCCCCCACGACCACCAACACGGCAACGGGGGCAAGGCAATGCTTAGCCGCCTGCTTCCACCAGGTCACGGAAACGGTCAAGATTCGCCTGAAGCTCCTTGGTCACGATGCCCCCCAGGATGCTGGGTTCCATGAGCGGTGCCAAGACCCGCGGCAATTCGTAGGTCACGCTCAACTTGACCACAGTGCGGTCGTCGGCTTCGGGATAAAAGCGAACGGCACCCTTGGTGGGCAGACCACCCACTGATTCCCAGTGCAGTTGCTGGGCTTCAACCCGCTGAGTGATCCGGGCCTTCCAGCTGAAGCGAAAGCCCTGTGCCGCCAAAGTCCAATCGGTGAGATCAGGGTCGTCGAGTGGTTTGACCGACTCAATCCAGCGCATCCAACGGGGCATCGCTTCGAGGTCACTCCAGACCTCCCAGACCTTGGCGGCAGGGGCCTGCACCTCGGAGGTGACCGTGTGTTCGAGCCAGCGTCCCATCAGGCCACCGCCGCGTTGGTGGCCAGCTTCACCGGCTGGTCGAGGATGGCCGCCGCCGCCAGATGACCGCTCATCGTGGCCCCCTCCATCGAATCGATGTAGTCCTGGCGGGTGTAGCTGCCGGCCAGGAAGAAATTACGGATCGGCGTGCGCTGCTCCGGGCGGTAGGGCTCCATGCCAGGGGCTTCGCGGTACAACGACTGCGCCAGTTTCACAACGTTGCTCCAGGTGAGCTTGAGATTGCGGGCCGAGGGGAACAGCTCGCGCACTTGACGGTCGGTGTGGGCCACGATCTCATCCACCGACTTGGGAATCCAGGGATCACCAGGGGTGAGCACGCATTGGAGCAGAGAGCCCTCTCCCTCCTTGCGGTAATCCTCCGGACTGGCCAGGGCCAGATCGGCAAAACAGCTGAAATCGGCATCAGCCGTGTACAGCAGGTTGTTGAGACCCGTGGGTGTCGCCACATCCCGGCGCTGGGCTTCCTGGGCATCTCCCAGCTCTGTCACCCAGCCGTCGTAGCGGAGCTGAACGGTGGCCACGGGTACGGCCTCCAGCTGATGAATCGCCTTGAACTGGGGGTACCGGTTCCAGGCTTCGGGCAGCAGCTTCTGAATCCCGGGCACGTCACAGGCGGCCAGGTAGGCGTCAGCCTCAACACGAATGTCTCCTTCGGGCGTTCCCAGCTGCAGGCCAGTGATCTCAGGGGATTCACCCTCGCTGTAGTCCACCTGCTTCACCCGATGACGCAGATGCAACTTGCCTCCACGCTGCTGGATGTAGTCGAGGATCGGACCCGTGAGCCAGCGATGGGGTGATCCCTTCAGCAGATTGAGCTTGGAGGCTTCCGTCTTGGCCGCAAACATCATGAAGATGGTGAGCATGCAGCGGGCGGAGATGGCCTCGCAGTCGATGAAGCCCAGGGCATAGGCAATGGGATTCCACATCCGCCGGATGCTTTCGGGGCTGCCGCCATGGCCCACAAACCAGTCCTGGAAACTGACGGAGTCGAGGGCTCGGATGGTGCGCATCGCCCCCTCGTAATCCACCAGACCCCGCACGATCGGACTCGTGCCCAGGGCCAGGGCATTGCGCAGCTTGTCGATCCAGCTGAGCTGCGGTGTGGTGAAGAAGGCCTTGAGGCCATTGAAGGGTGCGCCGATGGGGAAGCGGAAATCCAGCTCCCGCAGGTCGCCCCCCTTGTTCACGAACAGGTGTGTGTGCTGCTTCGGCAGAAGGTTCTCGAACGCTCCCACCTTGCGCATCAGAGCGAAGAGGTTGGCGTAATTGAAGAAGAAAACGTGCAACCCCATCTCGATGTGGTTACCGCCCTCATCCACCCAGCTGCCCACCTTGCCGCCCATGAAGGGACGGGCTTCGTAGAGATTCACCTCATGGCCCGCATCCACGAGGTCCACTGCAGCGGAGAGGCCGGCGAGGCCGGAACCAACGATCGCGACCCGCACATGATCTGGTCAACTAAGGCGACTCTATGTATGAGCGTTCATAGAGTGAGAGCGCGAGCCTGCGTTGACCATGACTTCCACCCCCGATACCGCGCCGGCCCATACCGCCAAAGACGGCAAGGGCATCCTGATCACCGAACCGGCGATGCAGCAGCTGGCCAAGCTGTGTGGCGAACAGGGTGAGAACCAGGTGCTGCGCGTCGGGGTGAGGTCCGGGGGCTGCAGCGGCATGAGCTACACGATGGATTTCGTGCCCGCCTCAGACACCCTCGACGACGACGAGACCTACGAATACATGGCGGCTGATGGTCACAGCTTCCGGGTGATCTGTGATCCCAAAAGCCTGCTCTACATCTACGGAATGCAGCTGGACTTCAGCACGGCTCTGATCGGTGGTGGCTTCAACTTCACCAACCCCAACGCCAGCCAGACCTGTGGCTGCGGCAGTTCCTTCGCCGTGTGAGCGAAGCCACGTGGGAATCTGAGGGGAGATCACTGCCCTCTCCCTATTGATGGAGACTTCCCAGGACAGCCTGTTTGAGCAGGCCATGGCCCGATATCAGGCTGGCGCCGCGGCCGAAGAGGTTCTCCCTGATTTCGCCCGCATCGTTGAAGCCGCTCCTCGCCAATCGGCGGGCTGGACCTGTCTGGCCTGGCTGCAGCTGCTTTGCGACCAACCAGAGGAAGCGCTGCGGTCGGCACGTTTCGCGGTGAGACTCAACGGCCAGGACCCCCAGGCCAGGATCAACCTGAGCCTGGCGTTGCTGGAAACCCAATCCAAGGGCGTGCGTGACCACATCCAGGTGGTCCAGCAGGTGATGACCCTGGCCCCAGAGGTGTCCGGCGAACTCAAGGCCTCGATCGCCGATGGGCTTGAGCGCAAACCCGGCTGGAAGGCCCTCGAAAAAGTGAAAGCCTGGCTTGAGCTCTGACCCTAACGGACGCGCTGCCTGACAGCCACTGCCTGACAAACCCTGCATGACAGCCACCTGGACCATCACCCGTCTGCCGTCCCAGGTTCGCGTGCGGCCTCCAGCGGATCGTTCGGCTCAATTGCGGCAGGAACGCCTGGCCAGCGAAGCGCGGCGGTTGCAACTGGCCAGGCGCGCCAACGGCATACCGGATCCGAGCACCTGGATGTGGTGATGGGCAGCCCGGCGATGGCACGCATCCTGCTGCTGAGCAATGGCCACGGTGAAGACCTCTCCGGCGCCCTGCTGGCCCAGGAGCTTCAGCGGCAGGGCCACAACGTGCAGGCGCTTCCGCTGGTGGGCCTTGGCAGCGCCTACCAAAAAGCCGGCGTGCCGCTGCTGGGACGCAGCCATGAATTCAGCACCGGCGGCATCGGCTACACCAGCCTTCGCGGCCGCCTCACCGAGATCGCCCAAGGGCAAGTGCTGTATTTGCTCCGACGCCTAGTGCGTCTAATGCGGTACCGCCGTCGCTTTGATCTGATCCTGGTGGTGGGAGACGTGATCCCTGTGATCGCGGCATGGCTCAGCCAACGGCCTGTGGCGACCTACCTGGTGGCCTACTCCAGCCACTACGAAGGGACGCTGCGGCTCCCCTGGCCCTGCGCAAACCTGCTGAAAAGCCGCCGCTTCAAAGCGGTGTACAGCCGCGATCAGCGCACCGCCGAAGACCTCAGCAGACAACTGCAACGGCCGGTGACCTTCCTGGGCAATCCGTTCATGGATTCGGTGCTCACAGCGGACACCCCGCCGCCCAGCAGCACGCCACGCATCGGTCTGCTGCCCGGCAGCCGCCGACCGGAACTGGAACAGAACCTGCAGCTGTTGCTGCGGCTGATCGAGCTGCTGCCCAGCACAGTTCGCTGCAACGTCGATCTGGCCTTGGTGCCCAGCCTCGATGACGACAGCTTGCGGCGGATGAGCGAACGATGCGGTTGGCATCTGAACAACAGCGTGCTGCAGCGTGAGGAAGCCCGGGGGATCAACGTTCGCCGCGGGGCCTTCCGAGCCGTGCTGCAGCACAGTGATCTGGTGATCGGAATGGCAGGCACGGCCATCGAGCAGGCCGTTGGCCTGGCCAAACCGGTGCTGCAGCTGCCGGGCCAGGGGCCTCAATTCACAGCGGCATTCGCAGAAGCCCAACGGCGCCTACTGGGCCCCACGGTGTTCTGTGCAGACGGAGAGAGTGGCAGCCATGAGGCTTTGGAGGGAACAGCGGAGCTGGCCATGGCTCTGCTTGAACGTGCGCGACGGGATCCTGACTTGCAACAGCAATGCCAAGAGGAGGCCAAATGGCGCCTCGGGGAAGCTGGTGGAGGCCCGAGAATGGCGGCAGCCATTTGCTCACTTCTTGCATGAGTGCGCCGCCTGAACCGGCCTGGAAACGCTGGCTCGACCGCCTGCTGATGGTGAACGTGCTGCTGGTGTTTATCGGCGCAGGGGTCTTCGCCGTTGCCGTGGTGCAACAGGGCCAAGGCCATGACTGGCTGATGGACCAGGTTCAGCTGCTGTGGCAACCCCTGTTCGCCCCAGCCATCAGCCTGCTGATCATGGCCGCGCTGGTGAGCGGCATCTTCAGCTGGTGGCAGCGGCGAGTGCTGAAGCCAGATCGGGGTAGCGGAAGCTGAAGTTCAGAGCGTCAAGCCGCTCCGAGGCAACCTGCTGACCCTCCAACACCACCTTGGCGCCATCCCCGAGGAGCACTTGAAGCACTGGAGCGGGCACCGGCAACAAACTCGGACGGCCCAGGCTACGCCCCAGCTGCTTGCAGAAGGCCGTCATCGAGACGGGCTCGGGAGCCACGGCATTGATCACGCCACTCCAGCTCGCGTCCGTGAGGGATTGAAGGATCAGGGCGCAGAGGTCAGTGCGGTGGATCCAGCTCATCCACTGCCGGCCACTACCGATAGGACCGCCAAACCCTGTGCGGAACACCGGAAGCATTTTTCCGAGTGCACCGCCGTCGGCCGCTAGCACAATGCCGATCCGCAGGGTGACCTGCCGTACAGCGGAAGGCACCGCCTCAGCCGCCGCTTCCCAGCGCTCACACAAGCTCGCAAGGAAGTCGTCGCCAGGGGTGCTCGATTCAAGAAAACGCTGGTCCAGGCTGGAGCCATAGAAGCCGATGGCTGAGGCATTCACCAGCACCTTCGGTGGCGTTGCACAGGCCTCGATCGCCTTCACCAACTGAGAGGTCGTTTCCAGACGGCTGGTTTCAATCAGCTGCCGGTGGGTCGGGGTCCAACGCTTCTCGGCAATCGGTTCCCCCGCCAGGTTGACCACTGCATCGGCCTGATTCAGGGCGTCCAGCAGGCCGGCGTCGGTCCAGGTGTTGCTGCTGGCGGGGTCGAACTGCATCCAGATCAGTCGCCCATCCGCCCGTTCAGCGTCGTAACCGCGGGCCAACCGGCGGCTCACCACTGTGAGCTGGTGCCCGGCCTCAAGCAGGAGCGGCAGGAGCTCACGGCCAACAAAACCTGTGCAGCCAAACAGCAGCAGACGCATGAACGCGGGGGTGGTGCGGCTGGGAGGCTAAGGGGGTTCGTGGGCGATTGGTTTTAGCCTGGTGCCATCACCGTCCCCTGTCATGGCCGAATCCGACGCCGCTGCCCCCGCCAAGGCCAAGCCTGCTGCGCTGCGCAAAGGTGCCTTGGTCAAGGTGAACACAGCCGCATACAGCTCCAGCCTTGAGGCTGGAGCAAGCGATCCCACAGCACCCGATTACATCTTTGAAGGTCCCGGCGAGCTGCTGGTTGTGAAAGGGGACTACGGCCAGGTGCGCTGGAACCGTCCGGTGCCCGATGTATGGCTGCGAATGGATCAGCTGGAAGCTTGCTCCTGATCCAGATCCTGTTTGGAGGGAGGCTCCAGGGCCTCCTCCACGGCTCTGACAGCCGCTGGAACTGACGTGATGGCGGCGGGGATGCGCCAAACAGCACCGGAGAGGACGCCGCTGAGATCCCCCAGCGCCGCCAGCACAGGATTCGAAACGCCGGCCCCATCTGCAGCGGCGGCGGCCTGCCAGGGGTTCCACCCCGCCAGGCTGACCACACTGCGGTAGGCCGCTGGCCAGGGGTTATCGGGCAACAGCCGTTGAAGGGCCTTGAACTGCTCCGCTGCCTGCACAGGGCGGTTTTCCAGCACGGCCAGCAGCGCCAGGGTCCAACGCGGTTGCACAGCATCGGGATCCTGCGCCAAGGCCGCCAAGGCCTCAGAACGCACCGGCTCCCGATAGCTGAAATGGCCATCAAGCATGTGCTCCTGCCCCACCTCAGCGAACACCGGATCAAGCCCTACAGGCCCTGCCGCCAGGCCAGCAGCAAGCTCGGGGAAGCGCTCCGCAAAGGATGGTCCTTCCACCGGGTGCGTTGAACGGCGTCGCCAGAGGGAATAACTCCCCCCCCGGGGACGCTCAAACTGATGAACCAGTTCGAACACACCGCTGCTGCGCACCGCTTGATCCAGCCGTCGCGCCGCTTTGCGAACGGATCCCTGCTTCCCTTCCGCCAATACCACCCATTCCGTCCTTGCCAGGACAGGCTCGCGGTCCTGGCGGCTGCCCCCCAGCTGCCGGCCAACGGTCTGTCCCCCATGGCGACGACCGTAAAAGCTGACGTTGTGCTGGTTGAGATCAGAGGTGCTGGGCACCACGATCAACGTGGCGGGAGGCGTGCTGGGATCAGCACCGCCAGCGGCCTTCACCACCGCTGCCACCGGGCCACGAGGCCGGTCTTCAAAGCGATGCAGCTGATGGACCCAACTCGCTGGGACACAGGCCAGCAGCCCCACACCGAACAGGGGCCACACCAACCTCGAACGCCTGGCTTCCAACCAGTTGCCCCATTGCCACCACCCTCGGGCCAGCAGCAACACAAGAGACGGCAGTAAGGGTGTGATGTAGCGAGCATCCTTGTTCGGACTCAGGGTGGTGAACACCCAGGCCGCCACCAGATTGATCAAGAGCCAGCGCCAAGACCAACCGTGATCGGTTGAGGGCTGCTGGCGCTGCCAGCACCAGAGCAACAACCCCGACAGACCCACCACCAACAACACACTGCCCAAGTGCTCCGGCAAAACGCGGGGATACCAGAGCCAGCCAGCCACACTGAGCACGCCCGGATCCCCCTCCCGGGCCGCCGACTCGAACACAGCCCGGTTGGTGCCGCCCAGGCTGGTGATCCAGTTGTGACGCAACCAGGGGCCAATCAGCACCATCGTGAGCAGAGGCAGCAGCAGGGCCTGGCGTAACCAGGGGCCGCCCCGCCGCATCGCCAAAACTGCTGCCCACACACCCGCCGGGATAAGCACAAGCAGGGCGCTTTGCTTTACCAGCACAGCAGCGATTGCTGCCACGGTGCAGCTCCAGGCCTGACCCCACCGGCCACCGCTCTGAGGATCGCACCAGACCCCCAGACGCCACACGGCCAAACTGCAACTGGCCATCAGGGCCATCTCAAGCACGTAATCCGTGCGCAGTTCCATAAACACCGGGGTTATCGCCGCCAACAGGCAGGCGATCAAGGCCAGGCCATCCCCCTGCAACCGTCTCCCCCAGCCCGCCATCACCACCAGCAGAAGGACGTGCCAGAGGCTGAGGCTCCAGGCCGCCTGCTCCGGAGCATCTCCAGCGATCGCCATGACACTGCCGTTCACCAGCGAGGCCAGGGGCGGAATCTTCGGTGACAGATCCAGCAGCGCCGGCCAACCCTGCCACCCGCCACCGGGAAGCAAACCCAAGGCGCGGCCATGGTCCATGGCGCTGTTGAGGTAGTCAGCCTGATCCCAGGCGGGGACGCCGGTCTGGAGCGTCCACCAGAGCCGATCCACCAGGGTGGAGAACACCCAGATCAGGGCAACCGAAGCCCAGAAACGCCAACGCTGCTTCACACGATCTCCAAGCGACGCCGTTCATCCTGGAGCCGCTTGCGTCGCTGCTTGGCCTCCCGCAGCATCTCGCGACCATCGTGGAGATACCCATCCACGTATCCCATGGTGTAGCGCTCCAATTCGGCCAGAGCGTCTTCCACTTCGGAAAGGCAGTGATACAGGCTCAGTCCGAAGCCTCGGGCCGACGCCGGCGTCGGCAACGACTGGAACAGTTGCTTGACCTTGTCCATCCGGCGTCCACTCGCCTCGAGATAGCTGCAGAACCCCTCCATCAGCTCGTCGTCGTAGGGATCAGCCGACAGTGCCTTGAGTTGCTTGGGGAAGGGATTGATCACCTCACCGAGCATGCGGTCGATCGGGGCGTAAACACGCTGCAGCCACTCCACCAGGGCATCGTCAGCGGCCACAGCACGATCATGGGCTCGGCTGGCCCGCCTCAGGTCCGTCGGCGATGCCGCTCGGCCGGGCTGTGACCGCGTGCGATCGAAGGCCTTGCGGCGCTGGGCATCCCCGAGAACTTCCCAGGCCGCATTGAGAGCCAGCATCTGCTGATCGTCGCCTCCAGCATCGGGATGGTGCTGCTTCACCAGCTGGCGGTAGGCCGCCTTGATCTCAGCGTTGCTGGCGGTGTTGCTGACACCGAGCACGGCATAGGGATCGCTCACAGCTGACCATCCCTCCGGGCGGGAAGCTGCGAAGCAGCACTGAACATCGGGGTGGAGAGGTAGCGCTCGCCATAACTAGCCAGCATCACCACCAGGCGTTTGCCCGCCATGGCGGGGGCTTGGCCCACCCGCAGGGCCGCGGCCATGGCCGCGCCACTGCTGATGCCACAGAGCAGACCCTCCTCCCGAGCCAGACGCCGGCCCACCTGCATGGCCTCCTCATCGCTCACAGTGAGGATCGAATCAATCCGATCGAGTTCCAACACCGCAGGAACAAAACCAGCTCCAATCCCCTGGATGCGATGGGCCCCAGGGGGCTTTCCAGACAGCACAGCACTGGCCTCGGGCTCAACGGCAATCACCTGCAGCTGCGGCTGGCGCTGTTTCAACAGACGGGCACAACCGGTGATGGTGCCGCCGGTGCCCACCCCCGCCACAAAAGCATCGATCTGGCCCTCGG containing:
- a CDS encoding SRPBCC family protein; its protein translation is MGRWLEHTVTSEVQAPAAKVWEVWSDLEAMPRWMRWIESVKPLDDPDLTDWTLAAQGFRFSWKARITQRVEAQQLHWESVGGLPTKGAVRFYPEADDRTVVKLSVTYELPRVLAPLMEPSILGGIVTKELQANLDRFRDLVEAGG
- the zds gene encoding 9,9'-di-cis-zeta-carotene desaturase; translated protein: MRVAIVGSGLAGLSAAVDLVDAGHEVNLYEARPFMGGKVGSWVDEGGNHIEMGLHVFFFNYANLFALMRKVGAFENLLPKQHTHLFVNKGGDLRELDFRFPIGAPFNGLKAFFTTPQLSWIDKLRNALALGTSPIVRGLVDYEGAMRTIRALDSVSFQDWFVGHGGSPESIRRMWNPIAYALGFIDCEAISARCMLTIFMMFAAKTEASKLNLLKGSPHRWLTGPILDYIQQRGGKLHLRHRVKQVDYSEGESPEITGLQLGTPEGDIRVEADAYLAACDVPGIQKLLPEAWNRYPQFKAIHQLEAVPVATVQLRYDGWVTELGDAQEAQRRDVATPTGLNNLLYTADADFSCFADLALASPEDYRKEGEGSLLQCVLTPGDPWIPKSVDEIVAHTDRQVRELFPSARNLKLTWSNVVKLAQSLYREAPGMEPYRPEQRTPIRNFFLAGSYTRQDYIDSMEGATMSGHLAAAAILDQPVKLATNAAVA
- a CDS encoding iron-sulfur cluster assembly accessory protein; amino-acid sequence: MTSTPDTAPAHTAKDGKGILITEPAMQQLAKLCGEQGENQVLRVGVRSGGCSGMSYTMDFVPASDTLDDDETYEYMAADGHSFRVICDPKSLLYIYGMQLDFSTALIGGGFNFTNPNASQTCGCGSSFAV
- a CDS encoding lipid-A-disaccharide synthase-related protein → MARILLLSNGHGEDLSGALLAQELQRQGHNVQALPLVGLGSAYQKAGVPLLGRSHEFSTGGIGYTSLRGRLTEIAQGQVLYLLRRLVRLMRYRRRFDLILVVGDVIPVIAAWLSQRPVATYLVAYSSHYEGTLRLPWPCANLLKSRRFKAVYSRDQRTAEDLSRQLQRPVTFLGNPFMDSVLTADTPPPSSTPRIGLLPGSRRPELEQNLQLLLRLIELLPSTVRCNVDLALVPSLDDDSLRRMSERCGWHLNNSVLQREEARGINVRRGAFRAVLQHSDLVIGMAGTAIEQAVGLAKPVLQLPGQGPQFTAAFAEAQRRLLGPTVFCADGESGSHEALEGTAELAMALLERARRDPDLQQQCQEEAKWRLGEAGGGPRMAAAICSLLA
- a CDS encoding TIGR01777 family oxidoreductase gives rise to the protein MRLLLFGCTGFVGRELLPLLLEAGHQLTVVSRRLARGYDAERADGRLIWMQFDPASSNTWTDAGLLDALNQADAVVNLAGEPIAEKRWTPTHRQLIETSRLETTSQLVKAIEACATPPKVLVNASAIGFYGSSLDQRFLESSTPGDDFLASLCERWEAAAEAVPSAVRQVTLRIGIVLAADGGALGKMLPVFRTGFGGPIGSGRQWMSWIHRTDLCALILQSLTDASWSGVINAVAPEPVSMTAFCKQLGRSLGRPSLLPVPAPVLQVLLGDGAKVVLEGQQVASERLDALNFSFRYPDLASALAAATS
- a CDS encoding NAD(P)H-quinone oxidoreductase subunit O, which gives rise to MAESDAAAPAKAKPAALRKGALVKVNTAAYSSSLEAGASDPTAPDYIFEGPGELLVVKGDYGQVRWNRPVPDVWLRMDQLEACS
- a CDS encoding glycosyltransferase family 39 protein; translated protein: MKQRWRFWASVALIWVFSTLVDRLWWTLQTGVPAWDQADYLNSAMDHGRALGLLPGGGWQGWPALLDLSPKIPPLASLVNGSVMAIAGDAPEQAAWSLSLWHVLLLVVMAGWGRRLQGDGLALIACLLAAITPVFMELRTDYVLEMALMASCSLAVWRLGVWCDPQSGGRWGQAWSCTVAAIAAVLVKQSALLVLIPAGVWAAVLAMRRGGPWLRQALLLPLLTMVLIGPWLRHNWITSLGGTNRAVFESAAREGDPGVLSVAGWLWYPRVLPEHLGSVLLVVGLSGLLLWCWQRQQPSTDHGWSWRWLLINLVAAWVFTTLSPNKDARYITPLLPSLVLLLARGWWQWGNWLEARRSRLVWPLFGVGLLACVPASWVHQLHRFEDRPRGPVAAVVKAAGGADPSTPPATLIVVPSTSDLNQHNVSFYGRRHGGQTVGRQLGGSRQDREPVLARTEWVVLAEGKQGSVRKAARRLDQAVRSSGVFELVHQFERPRGGSYSLWRRRSTHPVEGPSFAERFPELAAGLAAGPVGLDPVFAEVGQEHMLDGHFSYREPVRSEALAALAQDPDAVQPRWTLALLAVLENRPVQAAEQFKALQRLLPDNPWPAAYRSVVSLAGWNPWQAAAAADGAGVSNPVLAALGDLSGVLSGAVWRIPAAITSVPAAVRAVEEALEPPSKQDLDQEQASS
- a CDS encoding J domain-containing protein — protein: MSDPYAVLGVSNTASNAEIKAAYRQLVKQHHPDAGGDDQQMLALNAAWEVLGDAQRRKAFDRTRSQPGRAASPTDLRRASRAHDRAVAADDALVEWLQRVYAPIDRMLGEVINPFPKQLKALSADPYDDELMEGFCSYLEASGRRMDKVKQLFQSLPTPASARGFGLSLYHCLSEVEDALAELERYTMGYVDGYLHDGREMLREAKQRRKRLQDERRRLEIV